The Setaria italica strain Yugu1 chromosome IX, Setaria_italica_v2.0, whole genome shotgun sequence genome has a window encoding:
- the LOC101766240 gene encoding uncharacterized protein DDB_G0290685 has translation MSEVNPTPATEDPPPLVNGEFAASDKNNNAEKFGPEESREVAVTSNNADEVKNGCENGTEGAADEVANIVEADDSNGGDSGCANVVVAEDVKMIDTQHEVNTEGADVKMVDTQHEANTEAEDVKMVDTQHEANIEAKDVKMDGTQDVKMVHTQHEANIEAEEDACQDKEGKNGDNQHDKATEGEGMKMIEAKATARNSKKNNTNTEDDDVENFDKEVACQKEDEDSHDAKVAEGDEIKMVVAKTDAGNAEVEGNGKEEKAEKTEQGKNNANIETEELIVLDKDDACMKEDKKVMNVDIQDAKEADGEHMKIVEEKTDGRIAEAIENRKKREIEGNAEENKTDARIDAENVIMVDQESACQNKDKEEKTDDSQDAKAAEGEDIKVVEAKSDAGNAGVKENGKKEEKEQHNEEKANDVNNQADEVKIVDKEDACQKEDNGRKNEDSHRAKAAGCEEIMVVEAKSTDVHAEVKENGKKEEDQNTTEEEQNDDKEEIICVKRQDEDRMEPTEVDKQEKQDGSNEEEKGGVDKLHVSDGEESVKESQEVLKGEAKDNVDKQEMDDREENVKEKQDGLEEEGVGSSKHEVAKDEQDGAAEKQEGEKQDGNVASEKKEEEKQDAKLTAEEKDKTQDRKVATEKKEEEEVNKNVAFENNAEIVIEMGVSEKDEEMETNGKTTADKQGGKKDSQIDGISKQGGQKKGTKRSNADMDEAENGSASKKEKDGEAVEEVGESNKNMEENKDEAPKRKKARIVREEDHKKDKKQSSSKSRDAKDLLNTPSPYSLDRPARTRKTVERLVEVIEKEPSGSLFVEKGRGTPLKNIPGVAYRIARKKQTDLKFLHQILFGRFGKAADFKSHILEFSGFVWHESDEKHRAKAKEKLDKCSKETLFDLCKLFAIPVSRVNSKKEDIIMKLLDFIAEPRANDDSTLSDDQGSNSRKRKREGGSAAKNSEGTHKRSRKCSSRVSSSPKSSKDKQSSAEDSNLRKIKPITPKHTVNSQKETSGRRSSGIRLTTSKGKSAEAEKALPSKDELQNTIVGILKKVDFNTATYSDIIKMLDEHYKIDLSSRKEAIKLMVYDELMKISEADED, from the exons ATGTCCGAGGTAAACCCAACACCGGCAACAGAGGATCCACCTCCATTAGTGAATGGAGAATTTGCTGCTTCAGATAAGAATAATAATGCTGAGAAGTTCGGGCCTGAGGAGAGCAGGGAAGTAGCAGTGACTAGCAACAATGCTGATGAAGTGAAGAATGGCTGTGAAAATGGAACTGAGGGCGCAGCAGATGAGGTCGCAAATATTGTAGAGGCTGATGATTCGAACGGAGGTGATTCAGGTTGTGCTAATGTGGTGGTCGCTGAAGATGTTAAAATGATTGACACACAACATGAAGTCAATACTGAAGGTGCGGATGTTAAAATGGTTGATACACAGCATGAAGCCAATACTGAAGCGGAGGATGTGAAAATGGTTGACACACAACATGAAGCCAATATTGAAGCTAAGGATGTGAAAATGGATGGCACACAAGATGTAAAAATGGTTCACACACAGCATGAAGCCAATATTGAAGCTGAGGAAGATGCGTGTCAAGATAAGGAAGGAAAGAATGGGGATAATCAGCATGATAAGGCAACAGAAGGTGAGGGTATGAAGATGATTGAAGCAAAGGCTACTGCTAGAAATTCCAAG AAAAATAATACCAATACTGAAGATGATGACGTGGAAAATTTTGACAAGGAAGTTGCATGTCAGAAAGAAGATGAGGACAGTCACGATGCCAAGGTAGCAGAAGGTGATGAAATCAAGATGGTTGTAGCAAAAACTGATGCTGGAAATGCAGAAGTAGAAGGAAATGGGAAGGAAGAAAAGGCCGAGAAGACCGAACAGGGGAAAAATAATGCCAATATTGAAACTGAGGAGTTAATAGTTCTTGACAAGGACGATGCATGCATGAAGGAAGATAAGAAGGTAATGAATGTGGATATTCAGGATGCCAAGGAAGCAGATGGTGAGCACATGAAGATTGTTGAAGAAAAGACTGATGGTAGAATTGCAGAGGCAATAGAAAATaggaagaagagagaaattGAGGGCAACGCTGAAGAGAATAAAACTGATGCCAGGATTGATGCTGAGAATGTGATAATGGTTGACCAAGAAAGTGCATGTCAGAACAAAGATAAGGAGGAAAAGACTGATGATAGTCAGGATGCCAAGGCAGCAGAAGGTGAGGACATCAAGGTTGTTGAAGCAAAGAGTGATGCTGGAAATGCAGGGGTAAAGGAAAAtgggaagaaggaagaaaaggagcAGCACAATGAAGAGAAGGCAAATGATGTCAACAATCAAGCTGATGAGGTGAAAATTGTTGACAAGGAAGATGCATGTCAGAAGGAAGACAATGGAAGAAAGAATGAAGATAGTCACCGCGCCAAGGCAGCAGGATGTGAGGAAATTATGGTGGTTGAAGCAAAGTCTACGGATGTACATGCAGAGGTTAAAGAAAatggaaagaaggaagaagatcagaACACGACCGAAGAGGAGCAAAATGATGACAAAGAGGAAATCATATGTGTGAAGAGGCAAGATGAAGATAGGATGGAGCCAACGGAAGTGGATAAGCAAGAAAAGCAGGATGGGTCGAACGAGGAAGAAAAAGGTGGTGTTGATAAGCTGCATGTGAGTGATGGAGAAGAAAGTGTCAAGGAGAGTCAGGAGGTATTGAAAGGTGAAGCAAAAGATAATGTGGACAAGCAAGAAATGGATGATAGAGAAGAAAATGTCAAGGAGAAACAGGATGGATTGGAAGAGGAAGGAGTTGGTTCTAGCAAGCACGAGGTAGCAAAAGATGAACAAGACGGAGCTGCTGAGAAACAAGAGGGAGAGAAACAGGATGGAAATGTTGCTTCtgagaagaaagaggaagagaaacAAGATGCCAAGCTGACTGCTGAGGAAAAGGACAAAACACAGGATAGAAAGGTGGCCACtgagaagaaagaggaagaggaagtgaACAAAAATGTAGCTTTTGAGAATAATGCAGAGATAGTGATTGAAATGGGAGTATCTGAGAAGGATGAGGAAATGGAAACGAACGGAAAGACTACTGCTGATAAACAAGGGGGAAAGAAAGACAGTCAGATAGATGGTATCTCTAAACAAGGGGGACAAAAGAAAGGAACCAAGCGATCAAATGCTGACATGGATGAGGCAGAAAATGGAAGTGCATCTAAAAAAGAGAAGGATGGTGAGGCAGTGGAGGAAGTTGGTGAGTCAAACAAGAATATGGAAGAAAATAAGGATGAAGCACccaagaggaagaaggcaagGATTGTTAGAGAAGAGGACCACAAGAAGGATAAGAAACAAAGCAGCTCTAAGTCCAGGGATGCAAAGGACTTGCTGAATACCCCAAGTCCTTATTCACTTGATCGACCGGCGCGTACGAGGAAAACAGTGGAGAGGTTGGTTGAAGTGATTGAGAAGGAACCAAGCGGAAGTTTATTTGTTGAGAAG GGTCGTGGCACTCCTTTGAAGAATATACCTGGTG TTGCATACAGAATAGCAAGGAAGAAACAGACTGACCTTAAGTTTCTCCATCAAATCCTTTTTGGGAGGTTTGGAAAG GCTGCTGATTTCAAAAGCCATATACTTGAGTTCTCTGGATTTGTGTGGCACGAGAGTGAT GAAAAGCATAGAGCTAAGGCCAAGGAGAAGCTTGACAAATGTTCCAAAGAAACATTATTTGATCTCTGCAAACTGTTTGCTATTCCAGTTTCAAGAGTAAATAGTAAAAAG GAAGACATTATCATGAAGCTGCTGGACTTCATTGCTGAACCTCGCGCTAATGATGATTCCACACTTTCTGATGATCAG GGATCAAATTCTAGGAAGCGCAAACGAGAGGGAGGAAGTGCAGCTAAGAATTCAGAGGGCACACACAAGAGATCTAGGAAG TGTTCAAGCAGAGTTTCATCATCACCAAAAAGTTCTAAGGATAAGCAGAGCTCTGCTGAGGATTCAAACTTAAGGAAGATTAAACCCATTACACCAAAGCACACGGTAAATTCTCAAAAAGAGACCAGTGGAAGAAGATCATCAG GCATAAGGTTGACAACAAGTAAAGGGAAATCAGCAGAAGCAGAAAAGGCCCTTCCCAGCAAGGATGAATTGCAAAATACAATTGTTGGAATTCTAAAGAAGGTCGACTTCAACACG gctacatatagtgacatcattaagATGCTCG ATGAGCACTACAAGATAGACTTATCTTCGAGGAAAGAAGCTATCAAGCTCATGGTCTATGATGAGCTGATGAAGATATCGGAAGCAGACGAGGATTAA
- the LOC111255755 gene encoding uncharacterized protein LOC111255755 isoform X2 — translation MAESCFGFDLNVRLEDDDDSNLPLDPNKHEGDDRNAGFDLNEPEDDEHGNGFDLNLPLDEFGAVDFDYVQNLAGILGVQSMESK, via the exons ATGGCTGAGTCTTGCTTCGGCTTTGATCTAAACGTCCGTTTAGAGGATGATGACGACAGCAACCTTCCCTTGGATCCCAACAAGCATGAAGGTGACGACCGCAATGCTGGATTTGATTTGAACGAGCCTGAAGATGACGAGCATGGCAACG GATTCGATTTGAACTTGCCACTAGATGAATTTGGAGCTGTTGATTTTGATTACGTACAAAACCTAGCTG GCATTCTTGGAGTACAGTCCATGGAAAGCAAATAG
- the LOC111255755 gene encoding uncharacterized protein LOC111255755 isoform X1, translated as MAESCFGFDLNVRLEDDDDSNLPLDPNKHEGDDRNAGFDLNEPEDDEHGNGFDLNLPLDEFGAVDFDYVQNLAEQDVETPVQVHPPKHDYPEHVRKQVYQALLMTNKNGKLGKQDITIVAGQFGVNIRSV; from the exons ATGGCTGAGTCTTGCTTCGGCTTTGATCTAAACGTCCGTTTAGAGGATGATGACGACAGCAACCTTCCCTTGGATCCCAACAAGCATGAAGGTGACGACCGCAATGCTGGATTTGATTTGAACGAGCCTGAAGATGACGAGCATGGCAACG GATTCGATTTGAACTTGCCACTAGATGAATTTGGAGCTGTTGATTTTGATTACGTACAAAACCTAGCTG AACAAGATGTTGAGACTCCCGTTCAAGTACACCCGCCGAAGCATGACTATCCTGAACATGTTAGAAAACAAGTGTACCAAGCATTGTTGATGACAAACAAGAATGGGAAACTAGGAAAGCAAGATATAACAATTGTTGCCGGTCAATTTGGAGTAAATATTCGATCAGTTTAG
- the LOC101777016 gene encoding uncharacterized protein LOC101777016, with translation MATPRPRIRAVPFRPLLLLLLVPLIYSVSRLHPWAPEKGVCLPPPAAPKRPDRLVIGPAAGQGRPDRLQCQGLKALNNIGISSEGNYSGEHISFVTVFTTYSSVQDGDGKVPFDTVTVGNHSYSKIERSMAILNTFTSFLKVSMPRSNVIILTDPDSKFSVNQGSAILLPIEGNYSRGNLMLQRIKSYIAFLEQKLLELDRVEGFNHFVLTDSDIAVVDDLGDIFKKYPFCHLALTFRNNKGQPLNSGFVAIRGTRDGITKAVEFFKQVLEAYSLKYMKASRMLGDQLALAWVVKSHLPSAFRKFSKHEAFTGEVNGASVLFLPCAVYNWTPPEGAGQFHGMPLDVKVVHFKGSRKRLMLEAWNFYNSTSKLSDMLCLILRSGRTKYDF, from the exons ATGGCGACCCCGAGGCCCCGAATCCGCGCCGTCCCCTTCCgcccgctgctcctcctcctcctcgtcccgcTCATCTACTCCG TGTCCAGGCTGCACCCGTGGGCTCCGGAGAAGGGCGTGTGCCTGCCACCTCCCGCCGCTCCGAAGCGGCCTGACCGCCTCGTCATCGGCCCTGCCGCCGGACAAGGCCGCCCTGACCGCCTCCAGTGCCAAG GACTTAAAGCTCTGAATAATATTGGCATATCAAGTGAAGGGAACTATTCTGGAGAACATATTTCTTTTGTTACTGTATTCACAACCTACAGTTCTGTCCAAGATGGAGATGGCAAAGTTCCATTTGACACTGTAACTGTTGGAAACCATTCTTATAGCAAGATCGAAAGGTCCATGGCCATTCTGAACACTTTCACCAGTTTCTTAAAG GTATCAATGCCAAGAAGCAATGTGATCATATTGACTGATCCTGATTCAAAATTTTCAGTAAATCAAGGGAGTGCTATACTATTGCCTATTGAAGGAAATTACTCTCGGGGAAATTTGATGCTTCAAAGGATCAAGTCATACATT GCATTTCTGGAGCAAAAGCTTCTGGAACTTGATAGAGTGGAAGGGTTCAATCATTTTGTTTTAACTGATTCTGATATAGCAGTGGTCGATGATCTTGGAGATATATTCAAAAAATATCCCTTTTGTCATCTGGCTCTTACCTTTCGTAATAACAAAGGCCAACCTTTGAACTCTGGGTTTGTTGCGATAAGAGGCACGAGGGATGGCATCACTAA AGCTGTGGAATTCTTCAAACAAGTCCTTGAAGCTTACAGCTTAAAATATATGAAGGCTTCTCGCATGCTTGGCGATCAATTAGCATTGGCATGGGTTGTGAAGTCTCATCTACCATCAGCTTTCAGAAAATTTTCTAAGCATGAAGCATTTACAGGTGAAGTTAATGGAGCATCTGTTCTCTTCTTGCCTTGTGCTGTTTATAACTGGACTCCACCTGAGGGTGCTGGACAGTTTCATGGTATGCCCTTGGATGTTAAG GTTGTCCATTTCAAAGGTTCAAGGAAGCGATTGATGCTTGAGGCATGGAATTTCTACAACTCAACCTCTAAGTTATCCGATATGCTGTGCCTAATCCTGAGAAGTGGCCGGACAAAATACGACTTCTAA